The DNA segment TAACCTGTCCGATTCATTGCAAATCCATTACACGGATATTCTGAAAGAACATCCGTTTTATCAGGATTGGAACAAGGAGTTCAACGAATTGACCGGAATTGAATTTGGGGAGTTCCTTTTTATGAAAGCTGCCACATGGCCTGATGATATACGCAAATCGGGCAATCCTAACGACCATCCCGAATGGCACTATATGTCTTACAAAATTGTTTATGACGGTAAAATACCTAAAAGGGAAGTCACTGACACAGTGAACGTCCTTACCCAATTAGAGCATTGTTTGGACTTGGTAAGGAACGATGACGAAGAAACCAACGAACGAGCCATTGCCCTTGCTTGGTACATACACTTGGTCGGGGATATGCACCAACCTCTGCATACTGCATCCCTGTTTAACACCCTGTACCCAAAAGGGGATTTGGGCGGTAACAGTATTAATGTAATTGTTAAAGCAGGTAACAATGCCACCAATTTGCATTCCTTTTGGGACGGCTTAATGGGCACGGGCAAAAGTTATTCAGCCATTTGCGACCAATCCCGTAATTTAACCAGTACACACACAGAGCCTTCGTTACCGATGGCGGACTCATTGTCCTTTACCCTTTGGAGTTATGAAAGCTATGCGCTGGCGGCAACCGTAGCGCACAAAAACGGGGAAATTGACCGTTTAAGCGGGATAAAGTCAAAAGACACCGCACCCCTAATCCCCAATGCGGAACAATATGTAAAAACCGCCAAAGCAACGGGCGAACTCAGGGTGGCTTTGGGTGGTTACAGGTTGGCAAAAACCTTATCCGATTAACCAAAAAACAAAGCGTTGAAGATTTCCAACAACGTGTTGTTGGGGTTTTTCAATGCGGTGTTTTTAACCGATAAACGGCTTGTTTTTTAGGCTGCAATACCACACTACATAAACAAGAAACGCAGTATTTAAAGGCTTTTAGCGTATGTGTGCGTGTAGTGTAAAAACGTATCACCGCCGAAGCAATATGACCTCTAAAAGAGGTTGCATCCATCGTTTTCGTAGTTTTTCCAACAACACGTTGTTGGCACATTACCGTTCCACCCGTTCCATCGTGTTTCAGGTTGGAACGGGTGGAACAGGTGGAACACCCTTCATTTCTATTTCATCTCCAAAGGGTAGCCCCCCAACAAAAAACCGCCCATTGGAGCGGTTTTAATCTTGTGATGACTCATCAACAAGGGCAATTGATAGTATATAGAATGCCGATATTTCAAAAGGAAACCAAAGGTACTTGTGGGTTGCTTTCACTACAAGGGTGAAAACACCCTCTTTGGTGTTTTGCTTTCTATACACATTGTTTAAAAATATCTGATTGACAGTCAGTTGATAGCAAATTTCCTGTTGACTTCTTAAACGCGAATTCGTTTAATTATACAACTTATTCTTGTCGGTAATTTCAACAATGGAAACGCAAGTCGTACACTTGGACTTGGACACCTTTTTTGTGTCCGTAGAACGGCTTAAAAACCCTTCTCTGATAGGCAAACCCGTTATTGTGGGGGGCACTTCGGACAGGGGTGTGGTAGCGTCGTGCAGTTACGAAGCACGGGCATTCGGTATCCATGCGGCAATGCCCGCCCGACAAGCCCGCTACTTATGCCCCAATGCCATATTTGTGCGGGGGGATTATGAGGATTACAGCAAATTTTCGCACATGGTTACGGAAATCATCACCGAAAAAGTACCCTTGTTTGAAAAAGCATCCATTGATGAACATTACGTGGATATGACGGGTATGGACAAATTTCACGGTACCTACAGCTATATGCACGAATTAAGGCTTCGCATCATTAAAGAAACAGGCTTGCCCATTTCCTTCGGGTTGTCGCCCAATAAAACCGTTAGCAAAATAGCCACAGGCATTGCAAAACCTAACGGTGAAAAGCAAGTATTGCAACACATCATGCAGGAGTTCTTAGACCCTTTGCCGATAAACAAAATACCAATGGTGGGCGAAAAAAGCTACCGCAGGTTGCGCGATTTGGGTATCAGTACCATTTTCACACTTCGCCAAATGCCCGCCCCGCTTTTGGTAAATGTGTTGGGGGATAACGGCAGGGTGATTTGGGAACGAGCCAATGGTATCG comes from the Bacteroidota bacterium genome and includes:
- a CDS encoding S1/P1 nuclease produces the protein MKTILKPITLFFALFLITATSFAWNGRGHMIVASIAYRNLSDSLQIHYTDILKEHPFYQDWNKEFNELTGIEFGEFLFMKAATWPDDIRKSGNPNDHPEWHYMSYKIVYDGKIPKREVTDTVNVLTQLEHCLDLVRNDDEETNERAIALAWYIHLVGDMHQPLHTASLFNTLYPKGDLGGNSINVIVKAGNNATNLHSFWDGLMGTGKSYSAICDQSRNLTSTHTEPSLPMADSLSFTLWSYESYALAATVAHKNGEIDRLSGIKSKDTAPLIPNAEQYVKTAKATGELRVALGGYRLAKTLSD
- the dinB gene encoding DNA polymerase IV, whose amino-acid sequence is METQVVHLDLDTFFVSVERLKNPSLIGKPVIVGGTSDRGVVASCSYEARAFGIHAAMPARQARYLCPNAIFVRGDYEDYSKFSHMVTEIITEKVPLFEKASIDEHYVDMTGMDKFHGTYSYMHELRLRIIKETGLPISFGLSPNKTVSKIATGIAKPNGEKQVLQHIMQEFLDPLPINKIPMVGEKSYRRLRDLGISTIFTLRQMPAPLLVNVLGDNGRVIWERANGIDHTPVIPYSEQKSISTERTFDKDTIDVVTVKSILTNMVCELTHKLRVQQKLTACITVKIRYSNFDTESKQKRIPYTSSDHILIKEALLQFDQLYQRRMLIRLIGVRVSHLVHGTEQLDMFEDRIELHSLYQALDKIKLRYGEEKITRASGLNTHRQ